The Pyramidobacter piscolens W5455 DNA window TCATATAAATGCCGACCATGACCAGAGCGGGCGAAGTGGCGGCGCTGGGGACCATGGCCACAAGCGGGCTGAAGAAAACGGCCAGCAGGAAGAGAACCGCCGTCGTCAGAGCGGTGAGCCCCGTGCGGCCGCCCTGCTCGACGCCGGAAGCGCTCTCGACGAAGGACGTGACGGTCGAAACCCCGAGGACCGAACCGGCCACCGTGCCGATGGCGTCGGCCATCAGCGCCTGGCTGGCCCGGGGCAGGTTACCCTTTTCGTCCAGCATGCCGGCGCGCGTGGTAACGCCGACCAGAGTGCCGACGGTATCGAAGAAATCGACGAAGAAAAACGTGAAGACGATGCCCCAGAACGTCGCCGTGCCGATCATGGAAAAGTCCATCTTGCAGAACAGCGGCGCGATGGAAGGCGGCATGGACACGAAAGAAGCCGGCACTTTCGTGAGCCCGGCGGGGATCGCCGCAAGAGTGGAGGCAAGGATCCCCCACAGCACGGCGCCTCTGACGCGGTGGCACTCCAGGCAGACGATCACGAGGAAGCCGAAAATGGCGACCAGCGCGGGCTTTGAAGTAAGGTCGCCGACGGAGACGAGCGTCGCCGGGTTATCGACGACGATGCCGCAGCCGATCAGACCGATCAGAGCGATAAAAAAGCCGATGCCGGCGGCGATGCCCACTTTGAGAGTTTTGGGGATGCTGTTGATGACGGCCTCGCGGATCTTCGTCAGCGTCAGCAGGATGAAGATGACGCCCTCGACGAAGATCGCGGCCAGCGCGACCTGCCAGGAAATCTTCATCGAAAGCACGACGGAGAAGGCGAAGAAAGCGTTCAGCCCCATTCCCGTGGACAGACCGATCGGATAATTGGCCAGAAACGCCATCAGCGCCGTGGCGAAAGCGCTGGCCAGACACGTAGCCACCATCACGGCGTCGAACGGCATGCCGGCGTTCGCCATGATGTTGGGATTGACGAAAATGATGTACCCCATCGTCATGAACGTCGTGATCCCCGCCATGATCTCCGTGCGGACGGAGCTCCCGGCTTCCTTGATCCTGAAAAGCGACTCGAACATACGAAAAGACCTCCAAACGTTGACATAAAAAATTAAACGCTCGAAAAGTGCAGGATCAGAATACACTATTTTGCCGGTCGGCGCAAGTCTCGGAATGCCGCGCCGAAAAACAAGAATGTCCGCTGAAAAGCCCCCACAGACAAGCGCAAGCGGGAACATCCGATACAGGATGTTCCCGCTTGCGCTTGTATGACTAACAGGAGCGGCTATTTGATTTCGGACACGTACTCGGCGAAGCGTCGCAGGCCTTCGCGGATATCGTCCTCCGAGTTGGCGTAGGCGATGCGCATCATGCCGTCGGCGAAGAAGGCGCTGCCCGGCGTCACCGCCACGTATTTGCTCTTGAGCAGATCGGAGCAGAGCGCCGCGTCGTCGGCAAGCAGCGTGTCGCCATGTTTCTTCCCGAGCAGTTCCTTGAGGTCGATCAGCACGTAAAAAGCCCCGTCCGGCTTGACATACGAGATGCGGGGGATCGCGTCCAGCAGGCTGAACACGAGCTCGCGCCGGGCGCCGAAAGCCTTTCTCATCGTCTCGACGTCCACGTCGTCGGCGTCCCTGAGGCCGCCGAGCGCGGCGTACTGGGCGATGGAGCAGGCGTTGGACGTCAGATGTCCCTGGATGCTGCCCATGGCCTTGAGGTATTTCGAGGGACCGAGCGCGTAGCCGATTCTCCAGCCCGTCATGGCGAACGCCTTGCTGACGCCGTTGACGATGATCGTACGGTCCTTAACGGCCGGGCAGAGCGCGACGATCTCGCTGAACTTGGCGTCGCCGTAGACAAGGCGCTCGTAAATCTCGTCGTTGATGATAATCAGATCGTGGTCGAGCGCCAGCTGGGCGATGCCTTTCATGGTCGCTTCGTCATAGACGGCGCCGGTGGGATTGTTGGGACTGTTCAACATGATGCACTTCGTCTTCGGCGTGATCGCGGCCTTCATGCGCTCGAGCGTCGGCACGTTGCCGGTGTCGCCGCACTCGACGAGCACTTCCTTGCCGCCGCAGAGGCGGATCTGTTCGACATAGCTGACCCAGGCGGGAGCTGGGACGATGACTTCGTCGCCTTCGTCGAGGATCGCCGCCAGCGCGCAGTAAAGCACCGGTTTGGCGCCGGCGCCGACGAGCACGTCATTGGGCGCATAATCGAGCCCGAAATGTTTTTTATAGTAGGCGCAAATGGCTTCGCGCAATTCGGCGATGCCGTTGCTGGCGGTGTAATGCGTGTAGCCTTTGGTGATGGCGTCATGCCCGGCGTCGAGCACCGCTTTCGGCGACGTGAAGTCCGGTTCTCCCATACTGAAAGAGATCACAGTTTTCCCTTCGCGCTTCATTTCCTTGGCGAGGGCCCCCACGGCGAGCGTGGCGGAAGGTTTCAGGTTCATGGCTTTCTTCGACAGAGACAGTGACATGATGTACCACTCCTTGTTTTGTTTTGGTAAAAATAAGCTGGAACGGATCCAATGTAGCAGAAAACGCCATGAAAATCCAGTTGGCAATAACTTTTTAATATTTCTATATCAGGGCTTGTCGGAATATAATTTAAGTGGTATGATAAATTTGCAACAAAGAGCGACAGATCGCACACTGGAAGGAGGAAGTATGCATGGAGATTCGTTTTTTGATGAAAAATGTTGAAGTTCCTGCTGACCTCAAGGAGTATATGGAGAAGAAACTCTCGAAGATGGAGAAATTTTTCCCCCACATTACGGGCAGCCAAATCGTCGTCAAAATGATCAAAAACACGTACATCACGGAAGTGACGGCCAACGTCAACGGCATTATCATGCGGGGGGAAGAGAAAGACGTGGATCTGCGCAAGTCCTTCGATCTGGGGCTCAAGAACCTCGAGCGGCGCATTCGCCGGCACAAGGAATATCTGGTGGACCGCGCCCATTTGAAGACGCACGACCGAGAGTTCTCCTTCGACGACCAGCCGGAGCTTGACGAGCTTCCGGTAGGGACGAT harbors:
- the hpf gene encoding ribosome hibernation-promoting factor, HPF/YfiA family, encoding MEIRFLMKNVEVPADLKEYMEKKLSKMEKFFPHITGSQIVVKMIKNTYITEVTANVNGIIMRGEEKDVDLRKSFDLGLKNLERRIRRHKEYLVDRAHLKTHDREFSFDDQPELDELPVGTIVKEKRFDLYPMTPDEAVMQMDLLEHSFYMFLNAESGKVNVVYKREAGGYGVLIPN
- a CDS encoding NCS2 family permease; the protein is MFESLFRIKEAGSSVRTEIMAGITTFMTMGYIIFVNPNIMANAGMPFDAVMVATCLASAFATALMAFLANYPIGLSTGMGLNAFFAFSVVLSMKISWQVALAAIFVEGVIFILLTLTKIREAVINSIPKTLKVGIAAGIGFFIALIGLIGCGIVVDNPATLVSVGDLTSKPALVAIFGFLVIVCLECHRVRGAVLWGILASTLAAIPAGLTKVPASFVSMPPSIAPLFCKMDFSMIGTATFWGIVFTFFFVDFFDTVGTLVGVTTRAGMLDEKGNLPRASQALMADAIGTVAGSVLGVSTVTSFVESASGVEQGGRTGLTALTTAVLFLLAVFFSPLVAMVPSAATSPALVMVGIYMMMSLRDLDFGDFSNTIPAAVAIFTMPFTYSIGNGIEFSTLTFVVTKILGGKIKEISPILWLLALLFLAKESSSWWLPAVAAMF
- a CDS encoding pyridoxal phosphate-dependent aminotransferase, with product MSLSLSKKAMNLKPSATLAVGALAKEMKREGKTVISFSMGEPDFTSPKAVLDAGHDAITKGYTHYTASNGIAELREAICAYYKKHFGLDYAPNDVLVGAGAKPVLYCALAAILDEGDEVIVPAPAWVSYVEQIRLCGGKEVLVECGDTGNVPTLERMKAAITPKTKCIMLNSPNNPTGAVYDEATMKGIAQLALDHDLIIINDEIYERLVYGDAKFSEIVALCPAVKDRTIIVNGVSKAFAMTGWRIGYALGPSKYLKAMGSIQGHLTSNACSIAQYAALGGLRDADDVDVETMRKAFGARRELVFSLLDAIPRISYVKPDGAFYVLIDLKELLGKKHGDTLLADDAALCSDLLKSKYVAVTPGSAFFADGMMRIAYANSEDDIREGLRRFAEYVSEIK